In Elusimicrobiota bacterium, the sequence TTTGGTAGTGCCTTCTATCAAACCTGTTAATAATTCTGGTTCTGATTCATCTTCTAATTTTTTTACAATTGCAACACCCACCCCCACTTTACCGAGCGAAAACTCTTTTGGTTCTGTTCCGCTTAAGAATGTTTCTAAATATGTTCCTTTTGGATTACCAAGTGCTAAAAGCCCTGTATGTGGGTCAATTTTTGCATATGTTATATTTGCTGGCGGGATAAAATCTAAAACAGGCTGACTTCTTAATGCCTGTTTCATAAAATCAGTCCAGATAGGGCAGGCGACTCTGCCACCGGTCATTTTTTTGCCAAGCGAATGATGGTCATCATAGCCAGCCCAGACACCACATACCAACTGCGGTGTATAGCCAATAAACCATGCATCTGCGCAATCATTAGTGGTACCTGTTTTTCCTGCACAAGGTCTTCTTAAATTTTTTGCATAGATACCTGTTCCGTGTTCCACAACGCCACGTAGAAGATTTGTCATCAGAAACGCTGTCTGGGGTGAAATTACATCTTTTTCTTCCGGGGAATACTCTTCTAACAATCTGCCTATATTATTTACAACTTTTACAATTGAATATGGAGTTGTTTTTATGCCTGAATTTGCTAAACAGCCAAATGCAGCGGTCATTTCTTTTAGTGTGACTTCCGACGAGCCGAGTGCTAACGAAATCGTCGCTGTCAATGGCGATTCAATCCCAAGTTGTTTTGCATAATATGCTACCGTCGGTGGCTGTATCGTATCAGTTATCTTTATCGCACAGATGTTTAATGAGTGTTCTAACGCTTTTCTCAAAAGAACAAGCCCATGAAATTGTTCAGAATAGTTCTGAGGTTGCCATAATACCTTTTCATTCGGGTTTTTTGCTTCTGTATCTTTTTGAATAAGCGTCTCAAGAAGTTCTTTATTTGTGACATCAGAAAAATCAGTCGTGTGTGACAAAAGTTCCCAGTTGGTGCCTGTATTATAAAATGTAACCGGCGAATCGTCTATTATAGAAGTCGGAGTATAACCATTTTCTAATGCTGCTGTATAAACGAAGACCTTAAACGCACTGCCCGGCTGTCGTTTTGCTTGAAAAACACGATTAAACTGGCTTGTTGTGAAATTGCGACCACCAATCAATGCACGAACTGCGCCGGTTTTTACATCCAGACATAATAGCGCACCTTCTAATGCAACAGTTGATTTAGAAATTGTATTAAACTCAACAAGGTATCTATCAAAAATGGTCTCTGCTGTTTCCTGCATTTTTTTGTCAAGTGTTGTGTAAATTTCAAACCCGCCTTGATAAAGTTGGCTGCCATATTTACTCTCAAGTGTCTGCCGAACATATTCTATAAAATATGGTGCTACTTTTGTAGCAGTATGCGGTGGCGATAGTACGATATTTTTTCCTTCGGCTTCTTTTTTTCGGTTGTCTGTAATAAACCCAACATCACGCATTCTTGCGAGGACAACTGCTCTTCGTAGAATCGCTTTTTCTGAATTTTTGAACGGCGAATACATAGACGGTGCTCTCGGAAGCCCGGCTAAAAGCGCACATTCTTCTAATGTTAATTCTGACACATCTTTGCCAAAATAAACTTTTGCTGCAGTCGCAACACCGTAAGCACCATTACCAAAATAAATCTGGTTCAGGTACATCTCTAAAATCTCATATTTTGAATAATCACGTTCAAGTTGTAGTGCAAGTATCACTTCTTTAATTTTTCGGGCAAGCGTTTTCCGTCGGGTTAAAAAAAGTATTTTGGAAAGTTGCTGCGTGATTGTAGAACCACCTTCGGCAATATCTAATGCTTTCAGGTTGGCAACAAATGCGCCAACAATCCTATACAGGTCAATCCCCCAGTGTTTGAAAAAACGCGTGTCCTCAATCGCTATGACAGCGTTTATCATATCTTTTGGGATTTGTGACAGTGGAACAACAGTTCGTTTTTCTGTAAAAAGTTCAGCCAGAAGTTCACCTTTCATATCATAGATTTTAGTAGTCAACGAAGGTGTATAATCCACAAGTTTAGACGGGTCTGGAATATCGCCAAGATATCTTATT encodes:
- a CDS encoding penicillin-binding protein 1A, which translates into the protein MTEKGIPILLIMKKWIFLAVCIILFFTFIERLIRYLGDIPDPSKLVDYTPSLTTKIYDMKGELLAELFTEKRTVVPLSQIPKDMINAVIAIEDTRFFKHWGIDLYRIVGAFVANLKALDIAEGGSTITQQLSKILFLTRRKTLARKIKEVILALQLERDYSKYEILEMYLNQIYFGNGAYGVATAAKVYFGKDVSELTLEECALLAGLPRAPSMYSPFKNSEKAILRRAVVLARMRDVGFITDNRKKEAEGKNIVLSPPHTATKVAPYFIEYVRQTLESKYGSQLYQGGFEIYTTLDKKMQETAETIFDRYLVEFNTISKSTVALEGALLCLDVKTGAVRALIGGRNFTTSQFNRVFQAKRQPGSAFKVFVYTAALENGYTPTSIIDDSPVTFYNTGTNWELLSHTTDFSDVTNKELLETLIQKDTEAKNPNEKVLWQPQNYSEQFHGLVLLRKALEHSLNICAIKITDTIQPPTVAYYAKQLGIESPLTATISLALGSSEVTLKEMTAAFGCLANSGIKTTPYSIVKVVNNIGRLLEEYSPEEKDVISPQTAFLMTNLLRGVVEHGTGIYAKNLRRPCAGKTGTTNDCADAWFIGYTPQLVCGVWAGYDDHHSLGKKMTGGRVACPIWTDFMKQALRSQPVLDFIPPANITYAKIDPHTGLLALGNPKGTYLETFLSGTEPKEFSLGKVGVGVAIVKKLEDESEPELLTGLIEGTTKQVPVLPVMTDTEGGF